In the genome of Coregonus clupeaformis isolate EN_2021a chromosome 11, ASM2061545v1, whole genome shotgun sequence, one region contains:
- the LOC121576750 gene encoding serine/threonine-protein phosphatase 6 regulatory subunit 3 isoform X4, with the protein MFWKFDLHTTSHIDTLLEKEDVTLTEVMDEEDVLQECKAQNHKLVDFLVRPQCMEDLVTYITQEPSDDVEEKIKYKYPNISCELLTSDVGQINDRLGEDESLLMKLYGFLQSESPLNPLLASFFSKVLSILIGRKPEQIVEFLRKREDFVDLMIKHIGTSAIMDLLLRMLTCIEPQQLRQDVLNWLNEEKVIQRLVDMVQPSQDEDRHSNASQSLCEIIRLSRDQMFQVQGCSEPDPLLATLEKQETVEQLLSNIFDKEKNDSAIVSVIQILLTLFETRRPAFEGHLEICPPGMSHPSFSVNQSILEAVRPRLKDFHQLLLEPPKKNIMKTTWGVLDPPVGNTRLSVVRLVASLLQTNTHIINMELINLNTLGVILDMYFKYIWNNFLHIQVEICTAMILAMPPAQSENPEINRDQDQEPVRESHLIKHLFQKCQFIQRILDAWSSNEKEQGEGGRRRGYMGHLTRIANSIVHNSDKGPNGEKIQQLISELTEDDKERWEAFTSGQLADTNKRNTVDLVNTHHIHSSSDDEVDFKDSGFQQDSSLQQMQQMTSNFIEQFGFNDEEFADQDDVVDIPFDRISDINFSLNTNESANIALFEACCKEKIQQFEDAGSDEEDIWDEKDVTFAPEAQRCPRSSGSTDSEESTDSEEEDVKRDPFEPNNASSDDRMEVDTGEGPVWTANFDDIPMDTGSCTSMGAPATTTATASPSSPAVLPESAGWSSPNASPDTATGWADFSNNFSPVRPKIHLRSNSPVAMETCIGTGDPLGVNAPMQPEVSDLWPRDEAAQLPSSPGRKAGGSDAEETVTTETVTNGSMKETVSLTVDAKTETAVFKRVLKSYREDEKFTSEDTSVKYTVGESGTPEKGVSASVQPASNCLKPSSAKHSETEKSKVPSDAVNGPLEEGTAMDKAKTQQSVVAPEAAVNGPM; encoded by the exons ATGTTTTGGAAGTTTGATCTACACACAACGTCTCACATTGACACCCTCCTGGAGAAGGAGGATGTGACTCTGACTGAGGTAATGGACGAGGAGGATGTTCTGCAGGAGTGCAAGGCCCAGAACCACAAGCTGGTTGACTTCCTGGTGCGGCCCCAGTGCATGGAGGACCTGGTCACCTACATCACACAGGAGCCAAGTGATGATGTGGAGGAGAAGATCAAGTACAA GTACCCCAACATATCCTGTGAACTCCTTACCTCGGACGTTGGACAGATCAATGACAGACTGGGAGAAGATGAAAGTTTGCTGATGAAACTTTATGGATTTTTGCAAAGCGAATCTCCTCTCAACCCTTTACTGGCCAGCTTCTTCAGCAAGGTCCTTAGCATCCTCATCGGCAGGAAACCAGAACAG ATTGTGGAGTTTCTGCGGAAGAGGGAAGACTTTGTGGACTTAATGATTAAACACATAGGGACCTCCGCAATCATGGACTTGCTGCTCAGAATGCTGACCTGCATTGAACCACAGCAGCTCAGACAAGATGTCTTAAAT TGGCTGAACGAGGAGAAGGTGATCCAGAGGCTTGTTGATATGGTCCAGCCTTCTCAGGATGAGGAT AGGCATTCCAACGCATCCCAGTCTCTGTGTGAAATCATCCGCCTCAGCAGAGATCAGATGTTCCAAGTTCAGGGCTGCTCTGAACCCGACCCCTTACTGGCCACACTGGAAAA ACAAGAGACTGTGGAGCAGTTGCTATCCAACATCTTTGACAAAGAGAAAAATGACTCTGCCATAGTCAGTGTAATTCAGATTCTCCTGACTCTCTTTGAGACACGAAGACCAGC GTTCGAGGGCCATTTGGAGATCTGTCCCCCTGGTATGAGCCACCCATCCTTCTCAGTCAATCAGAGCATTCTGGAGGCTGTCAGACCCAGGCTCAAAGACTTCCATCAACTGCTGCTGGAACCCCCAAAG AAGAATATCATGAAAACCACGTGGGGTGTGCTGGACCCCCCAGTGGGCAACACCCGGCTGAGCGTGGTCCGTCTTGTGGCCAGCCTCCTGCAGACCAACACTCATATCATCAACATGGAGCTGATCAACCTCAACACTCTAGGAGTCATACTC GACATGTACTTCAAGTATATATGGAATAACTTCCTGCATATACAAGTTGAAATCTGCACTGCGATGATCCTAGCAATGCCCCCAGCCCAAAGTGAAAACCCCGAAATCAACAGAGATCAGGACCAAGAGCCTGTCAGAGAAAGCCACCTCATCAAACAC CTGTTTCAGAAGTGCCAGTTTATACAGAGAATTCTTGATGCATGGAGCTCCAATGAGAAGGAGCA GGGTGAGGGTGGACGTAGACGGGGCTACATGGGCCACTTGACCAGAATAGCCAACTCAATAGTGCACAACAGCGATAAGGGCCCCAATGGTGAGAAGATACAGCAGCTCATCTCAG AGCTCACAGAGGACGACAAAGAGAGATGGGAGGCCTTCACTTCTGGTCAGCTAGCTGACACAAACAAAAGAAACACTGTAGACCTA GTGAACACACACCATATTCACTCATCCAGTGACGATGAGGTAGACTTCAAGGACAGCGGATTCCAACAGGATTCCTCTCTACAACAG ATGCAACAAATGACGTCCAATTTTATTGAGCAGTTTGGCTTCAATGACGAAGAGTTTGCCGATCAGGATGATGTCGTGGA TATTCCCTTTGATAGAATATCAGACATCAATTTTTCCTTGAATACAAATGAAAGT GCAAATATAGCTCTGTTTGAGGCCTGCTGTAAGGAGAAGATCCAGCAGTTTGAAGATGCAGGCTCTGATGAGGAGGACATCTGGGATGAGAAAGATGTCACTTTCGCACCAGAAGCTCAGAGATGTCCTCG GAGCTCTGGCAGTACAGATAGTGAGGAGAGCACAGACTCTGAGGAGGAGGATGTGAAACGTGATCCCTTTGAGCCCAACAACGCCAGCTCTGATGACAGAATGGAGGTAGACACGGGTGAGG GGCCTGTGTGGACAGCTAACTTTGACGACATACCCATGGACACTGGGAGTTGTACGTCGATGGGAGCACCTGCCACCACCACTGCcacagcctccccctcctcccctgcgGTCCTACCAGAGTCTGCTGGCTGGAGCTCCCCCAATGCCTCCCCTGACACAGCCACGGGCTGGGCAGACTTCTCTAACAACTTCTCACCAGTCAG ACCCAAAATTCATTTGAGGAGCAATTCCCCAGTAGCGATGGAGACCTGCATAGGGACAGGGGACCCCTTAGGTGTCAACGCACCAATGCAGCCTGAAG TTTCTGACCTGTGGCCAAGGGACGAGGCAGCCCAGCTACCCAGCTCCCCTGGAAGGAAAGCCGGAGGCTCGGACGCAGAGGAGACTGTCACCACTGAGACGGTCACCAACGGCTCCATGAAGGAGACAGTTAGCCTTACTGTAGATGCCAAAACTGAAACTGCTGTTTTCAAGAG AGTGTTGAAATCTTATCG TGAGGATGAGAAGTTTACCTCAGAGGACACATCTGTTAAGTACACTGTGGGGGAGAGTGGAACACCAGAGAAGGGTGTCTCTGCATCAGTCCAGCCTGCCAGCAACTGTCTGAAACCAAG CAGTGCAAAACATTCAGAAACAGAGAAATCAAAAGTCCCCAGTGATGCTGTTAATGGTCCCCTAGAAGAAGGAACAGCAATGGACAAAGCCAA AACACAGCAGAGCGTGGTCGCACCAGAGGCAGCTGTGAATGGCCCGATGTGA
- the LOC121576750 gene encoding serine/threonine-protein phosphatase 6 regulatory subunit 3-A isoform X8, whose protein sequence is MFWKFDLHTTSHIDTLLEKEDVTLTEVMDEEDVLQECKAQNHKLVDFLVRPQCMEDLVTYITQEPSDDVEEKIKYKYPNISCELLTSDVGQINDRLGEDESLLMKLYGFLQSESPLNPLLASFFSKVLSILIGRKPEQIVEFLRKREDFVDLMIKHIGTSAIMDLLLRMLTCIEPQQLRQDVLNWLNEEKVIQRLVDMVQPSQDEDRHSNASQSLCEIIRLSRDQMFQVQGCSEPDPLLATLEKQETVEQLLSNIFDKEKNDSAIVSVIQILLTLFETRRPAFEGHLEICPPGMSHPSFSVNQSILEAVRPRLKDFHQLLLEPPKKNIMKTTWGVLDPPVGNTRLSVVRLVASLLQTNTHIINMELINLNTLGVILDMYFKYIWNNFLHIQVEICTAMILAMPPAQSENPEINRDQDQEPVRESHLIKHLFQKCQFIQRILDAWSSNEKEQGEGGRRRGYMGHLTRIANSIVHNSDKGPNGEKIQQLISELTEDDKERWEAFTSGQLADTNKRNTVDLVNTHHIHSSSDDEVDFKDSGFQQDSSLQQFGFNDEEFADQDDVVDIPFDRISDINFSLNTNESANIALFEACCKEKIQQFEDAGSDEEDIWDEKDVTFAPEAQRCPRSSGSTDSEESTDSEEEDVKRDPFEPNNASSDDRMEVDTGEGPVWTANFDDIPMDTGSCTSMGAPATTTATASPSSPAVLPESAGWSSPNASPDTATGWADFSNNFSPVRPKIHLRSNSPVAMETCIGTGDPLGVNAPMQPEVSDLWPRDEAAQLPSSPGRKAGGSDAEETVTTETVTNGSMKETVSLTVDAKTETAVFKRVLKSYREDEKFTSEDTSVKYTVGESGTPEKGVSASVQPASNCLKPSSAKHSETEKSKVPSDAVNGPLEEGTAMDKAKTQQSVVAPEAAVNGPM, encoded by the exons ATGTTTTGGAAGTTTGATCTACACACAACGTCTCACATTGACACCCTCCTGGAGAAGGAGGATGTGACTCTGACTGAGGTAATGGACGAGGAGGATGTTCTGCAGGAGTGCAAGGCCCAGAACCACAAGCTGGTTGACTTCCTGGTGCGGCCCCAGTGCATGGAGGACCTGGTCACCTACATCACACAGGAGCCAAGTGATGATGTGGAGGAGAAGATCAAGTACAA GTACCCCAACATATCCTGTGAACTCCTTACCTCGGACGTTGGACAGATCAATGACAGACTGGGAGAAGATGAAAGTTTGCTGATGAAACTTTATGGATTTTTGCAAAGCGAATCTCCTCTCAACCCTTTACTGGCCAGCTTCTTCAGCAAGGTCCTTAGCATCCTCATCGGCAGGAAACCAGAACAG ATTGTGGAGTTTCTGCGGAAGAGGGAAGACTTTGTGGACTTAATGATTAAACACATAGGGACCTCCGCAATCATGGACTTGCTGCTCAGAATGCTGACCTGCATTGAACCACAGCAGCTCAGACAAGATGTCTTAAAT TGGCTGAACGAGGAGAAGGTGATCCAGAGGCTTGTTGATATGGTCCAGCCTTCTCAGGATGAGGAT AGGCATTCCAACGCATCCCAGTCTCTGTGTGAAATCATCCGCCTCAGCAGAGATCAGATGTTCCAAGTTCAGGGCTGCTCTGAACCCGACCCCTTACTGGCCACACTGGAAAA ACAAGAGACTGTGGAGCAGTTGCTATCCAACATCTTTGACAAAGAGAAAAATGACTCTGCCATAGTCAGTGTAATTCAGATTCTCCTGACTCTCTTTGAGACACGAAGACCAGC GTTCGAGGGCCATTTGGAGATCTGTCCCCCTGGTATGAGCCACCCATCCTTCTCAGTCAATCAGAGCATTCTGGAGGCTGTCAGACCCAGGCTCAAAGACTTCCATCAACTGCTGCTGGAACCCCCAAAG AAGAATATCATGAAAACCACGTGGGGTGTGCTGGACCCCCCAGTGGGCAACACCCGGCTGAGCGTGGTCCGTCTTGTGGCCAGCCTCCTGCAGACCAACACTCATATCATCAACATGGAGCTGATCAACCTCAACACTCTAGGAGTCATACTC GACATGTACTTCAAGTATATATGGAATAACTTCCTGCATATACAAGTTGAAATCTGCACTGCGATGATCCTAGCAATGCCCCCAGCCCAAAGTGAAAACCCCGAAATCAACAGAGATCAGGACCAAGAGCCTGTCAGAGAAAGCCACCTCATCAAACAC CTGTTTCAGAAGTGCCAGTTTATACAGAGAATTCTTGATGCATGGAGCTCCAATGAGAAGGAGCA GGGTGAGGGTGGACGTAGACGGGGCTACATGGGCCACTTGACCAGAATAGCCAACTCAATAGTGCACAACAGCGATAAGGGCCCCAATGGTGAGAAGATACAGCAGCTCATCTCAG AGCTCACAGAGGACGACAAAGAGAGATGGGAGGCCTTCACTTCTGGTCAGCTAGCTGACACAAACAAAAGAAACACTGTAGACCTA GTGAACACACACCATATTCACTCATCCAGTGACGATGAGGTAGACTTCAAGGACAGCGGATTCCAACAGGATTCCTCTCTACAACAG TTTGGCTTCAATGACGAAGAGTTTGCCGATCAGGATGATGTCGTGGA TATTCCCTTTGATAGAATATCAGACATCAATTTTTCCTTGAATACAAATGAAAGT GCAAATATAGCTCTGTTTGAGGCCTGCTGTAAGGAGAAGATCCAGCAGTTTGAAGATGCAGGCTCTGATGAGGAGGACATCTGGGATGAGAAAGATGTCACTTTCGCACCAGAAGCTCAGAGATGTCCTCG GAGCTCTGGCAGTACAGATAGTGAGGAGAGCACAGACTCTGAGGAGGAGGATGTGAAACGTGATCCCTTTGAGCCCAACAACGCCAGCTCTGATGACAGAATGGAGGTAGACACGGGTGAGG GGCCTGTGTGGACAGCTAACTTTGACGACATACCCATGGACACTGGGAGTTGTACGTCGATGGGAGCACCTGCCACCACCACTGCcacagcctccccctcctcccctgcgGTCCTACCAGAGTCTGCTGGCTGGAGCTCCCCCAATGCCTCCCCTGACACAGCCACGGGCTGGGCAGACTTCTCTAACAACTTCTCACCAGTCAG ACCCAAAATTCATTTGAGGAGCAATTCCCCAGTAGCGATGGAGACCTGCATAGGGACAGGGGACCCCTTAGGTGTCAACGCACCAATGCAGCCTGAAG TTTCTGACCTGTGGCCAAGGGACGAGGCAGCCCAGCTACCCAGCTCCCCTGGAAGGAAAGCCGGAGGCTCGGACGCAGAGGAGACTGTCACCACTGAGACGGTCACCAACGGCTCCATGAAGGAGACAGTTAGCCTTACTGTAGATGCCAAAACTGAAACTGCTGTTTTCAAGAG AGTGTTGAAATCTTATCG TGAGGATGAGAAGTTTACCTCAGAGGACACATCTGTTAAGTACACTGTGGGGGAGAGTGGAACACCAGAGAAGGGTGTCTCTGCATCAGTCCAGCCTGCCAGCAACTGTCTGAAACCAAG CAGTGCAAAACATTCAGAAACAGAGAAATCAAAAGTCCCCAGTGATGCTGTTAATGGTCCCCTAGAAGAAGGAACAGCAATGGACAAAGCCAA AACACAGCAGAGCGTGGTCGCACCAGAGGCAGCTGTGAATGGCCCGATGTGA
- the LOC121576750 gene encoding serine/threonine-protein phosphatase 6 regulatory subunit 3-A isoform X9 — translation MFWKFDLHTTSHIDTLLEKEDVTLTEVMDEEDVLQECKAQNHKLVDFLVRPQCMEDLVTYITQEPSDDVEEKIKYKYPNISCELLTSDVGQINDRLGEDESLLMKLYGFLQSESPLNPLLASFFSKVLSILIGRKPEQIVEFLRKREDFVDLMIKHIGTSAIMDLLLRMLTCIEPQQLRQDVLNWLNEEKVIQRLVDMVQPSQDEDRHSNASQSLCEIIRLSRDQMFQVQGCSEPDPLLATLEKQETVEQLLSNIFDKEKNDSAIVSVIQILLTLFETRRPAFEGHLEICPPGMSHPSFSVNQSILEAVRPRLKDFHQLLLEPPKKNIMKTTWGVLDPPVGNTRLSVVRLVASLLQTNTHIINMELINLNTLGVILDMYFKYIWNNFLHIQVEICTAMILAMPPAQSENPEINRDQDQEPVRESHLIKHLFQKCQFIQRILDAWSSNEKEQGEGGRRRGYMGHLTRIANSIVHNSDKGPNGEKIQQLISELTEDDKERWEAFTSGQLADTNKRNTVDLVNTHHIHSSSDDEVDFKDSGFQQDSSLQQFGFNDEEFADQDDVVDIPFDRISDINFSLNTNESANIALFEACCKEKIQQFEDAGSDEEDIWDEKDVTFAPEAQRCPRSSGSTDSEESTDSEEEDVKRDPFEPNNASSDDRMEVDTGEGPVWTANFDDIPMDTGSCTSMGAPATTTATASPSSPAVLPESAGWSSPNASPDTATGWADFSNNFSPVRPKIHLRSNSPVAMETCIGTGDPLGVNAPMQPEVSDLWPRDEAAQLPSSPGRKAGGSDAEETVTTETVTNGSMKETVSLTVDAKTETAVFKSEDEKFTSEDTSVKYTVGESGTPEKGVSASVQPASNCLKPSAKHSETEKSKVPSDAVNGPLEEGTAMDKAKTQQSVVAPEAAVNGPM, via the exons ATGTTTTGGAAGTTTGATCTACACACAACGTCTCACATTGACACCCTCCTGGAGAAGGAGGATGTGACTCTGACTGAGGTAATGGACGAGGAGGATGTTCTGCAGGAGTGCAAGGCCCAGAACCACAAGCTGGTTGACTTCCTGGTGCGGCCCCAGTGCATGGAGGACCTGGTCACCTACATCACACAGGAGCCAAGTGATGATGTGGAGGAGAAGATCAAGTACAA GTACCCCAACATATCCTGTGAACTCCTTACCTCGGACGTTGGACAGATCAATGACAGACTGGGAGAAGATGAAAGTTTGCTGATGAAACTTTATGGATTTTTGCAAAGCGAATCTCCTCTCAACCCTTTACTGGCCAGCTTCTTCAGCAAGGTCCTTAGCATCCTCATCGGCAGGAAACCAGAACAG ATTGTGGAGTTTCTGCGGAAGAGGGAAGACTTTGTGGACTTAATGATTAAACACATAGGGACCTCCGCAATCATGGACTTGCTGCTCAGAATGCTGACCTGCATTGAACCACAGCAGCTCAGACAAGATGTCTTAAAT TGGCTGAACGAGGAGAAGGTGATCCAGAGGCTTGTTGATATGGTCCAGCCTTCTCAGGATGAGGAT AGGCATTCCAACGCATCCCAGTCTCTGTGTGAAATCATCCGCCTCAGCAGAGATCAGATGTTCCAAGTTCAGGGCTGCTCTGAACCCGACCCCTTACTGGCCACACTGGAAAA ACAAGAGACTGTGGAGCAGTTGCTATCCAACATCTTTGACAAAGAGAAAAATGACTCTGCCATAGTCAGTGTAATTCAGATTCTCCTGACTCTCTTTGAGACACGAAGACCAGC GTTCGAGGGCCATTTGGAGATCTGTCCCCCTGGTATGAGCCACCCATCCTTCTCAGTCAATCAGAGCATTCTGGAGGCTGTCAGACCCAGGCTCAAAGACTTCCATCAACTGCTGCTGGAACCCCCAAAG AAGAATATCATGAAAACCACGTGGGGTGTGCTGGACCCCCCAGTGGGCAACACCCGGCTGAGCGTGGTCCGTCTTGTGGCCAGCCTCCTGCAGACCAACACTCATATCATCAACATGGAGCTGATCAACCTCAACACTCTAGGAGTCATACTC GACATGTACTTCAAGTATATATGGAATAACTTCCTGCATATACAAGTTGAAATCTGCACTGCGATGATCCTAGCAATGCCCCCAGCCCAAAGTGAAAACCCCGAAATCAACAGAGATCAGGACCAAGAGCCTGTCAGAGAAAGCCACCTCATCAAACAC CTGTTTCAGAAGTGCCAGTTTATACAGAGAATTCTTGATGCATGGAGCTCCAATGAGAAGGAGCA GGGTGAGGGTGGACGTAGACGGGGCTACATGGGCCACTTGACCAGAATAGCCAACTCAATAGTGCACAACAGCGATAAGGGCCCCAATGGTGAGAAGATACAGCAGCTCATCTCAG AGCTCACAGAGGACGACAAAGAGAGATGGGAGGCCTTCACTTCTGGTCAGCTAGCTGACACAAACAAAAGAAACACTGTAGACCTA GTGAACACACACCATATTCACTCATCCAGTGACGATGAGGTAGACTTCAAGGACAGCGGATTCCAACAGGATTCCTCTCTACAACAG TTTGGCTTCAATGACGAAGAGTTTGCCGATCAGGATGATGTCGTGGA TATTCCCTTTGATAGAATATCAGACATCAATTTTTCCTTGAATACAAATGAAAGT GCAAATATAGCTCTGTTTGAGGCCTGCTGTAAGGAGAAGATCCAGCAGTTTGAAGATGCAGGCTCTGATGAGGAGGACATCTGGGATGAGAAAGATGTCACTTTCGCACCAGAAGCTCAGAGATGTCCTCG GAGCTCTGGCAGTACAGATAGTGAGGAGAGCACAGACTCTGAGGAGGAGGATGTGAAACGTGATCCCTTTGAGCCCAACAACGCCAGCTCTGATGACAGAATGGAGGTAGACACGGGTGAGG GGCCTGTGTGGACAGCTAACTTTGACGACATACCCATGGACACTGGGAGTTGTACGTCGATGGGAGCACCTGCCACCACCACTGCcacagcctccccctcctcccctgcgGTCCTACCAGAGTCTGCTGGCTGGAGCTCCCCCAATGCCTCCCCTGACACAGCCACGGGCTGGGCAGACTTCTCTAACAACTTCTCACCAGTCAG ACCCAAAATTCATTTGAGGAGCAATTCCCCAGTAGCGATGGAGACCTGCATAGGGACAGGGGACCCCTTAGGTGTCAACGCACCAATGCAGCCTGAAG TTTCTGACCTGTGGCCAAGGGACGAGGCAGCCCAGCTACCCAGCTCCCCTGGAAGGAAAGCCGGAGGCTCGGACGCAGAGGAGACTGTCACCACTGAGACGGTCACCAACGGCTCCATGAAGGAGACAGTTAGCCTTACTGTAGATGCCAAAACTGAAACTGCTGTTTTCAAGAG TGAGGATGAGAAGTTTACCTCAGAGGACACATCTGTTAAGTACACTGTGGGGGAGAGTGGAACACCAGAGAAGGGTGTCTCTGCATCAGTCCAGCCTGCCAGCAACTGTCTGAAACCAAG TGCAAAACATTCAGAAACAGAGAAATCAAAAGTCCCCAGTGATGCTGTTAATGGTCCCCTAGAAGAAGGAACAGCAATGGACAAAGCCAA AACACAGCAGAGCGTGGTCGCACCAGAGGCAGCTGTGAATGGCCCGATGTGA